One window of the Populus nigra chromosome 4, ddPopNigr1.1, whole genome shotgun sequence genome contains the following:
- the LOC133692117 gene encoding chloroplast stem-loop binding protein of 41 kDa a, chloroplastic: MATLAPPSSSSLTFSSPSLQLSHPSLLCSSRLSLSSLSQLSPLSFSLSISPSFAAHPICSRRLFTSSSTVKASAAEKKKVLIVNTNSGGHAVIGFYFAKELLGSGHEVTILTVGEESSDKMKKPPFSRFSEIVSAGGKTVWGNPAEVGKVVEGAAFDVVLDNNGKDLDAVRPVVDWAKSAGVKQFLFISSAGIYKPTDEPPHVEGDVVKADAGHVGVEKYIAEIFSSWAIFRPQYMIGSGNNKDCEEWFFDRIVRKRPVPIPGSGMQLTNIAHARDLSSMLTLAVENPEAASGRIFNCVSDRAVTLDGMAKLCAQAAGLPVEIVHYDPKVVGIDAKKAFPFRNMHFYAEPRAAKEILGWQGTTNLPEDLKERFDEYVKIGRDKKPMQFEIDDKILESLKVPVAA, encoded by the exons ATGGCTACTCTTGCTCCTCCATCATCATCCTCTCTCACCTTCTCCAGTCCATCTTTGCAGCTTTCTCATCCTTCTCTCTTATGCTCATCACgcctttctctttcttctttgtcGCAATTATCccccctctctttttctctctcaataTCTCCTTCTTTTGCTGCACACCCCATATGTTCAAGACGCCTCTTTACCTCCTCTTCCACAGTCAAGGCTAGTGCTGCAGAGAAAAAGAAGGTTCTTATAGTTAATACGAACAGTGGTGGTCATGCAGTTATTGGGTTCTATTTTGCTAAAGAGCTTTTGGGTTCTGGCCATGAAGTCACTATCTTGACTGTTGGTGAAGAGAGCTCTGACAAAATGAAGAAGCCTCCGTTCAGTAGGTTCTCA GAAATTGTGAGTGCTGGAGGGAAGACAGTATGGGGAAACCCAGCGGAGGTAGGGAAGGTTGTGGAAGGAGCAGCATTTGATGTGGTGCTGGATAACAATGGCAAGGACCTGGATGCTGTGAG GCCTGTAGTGGACTGGGCCAAGAGTGCTGGTGTGAAGCAGTTCTTGTTCATCAGCAGTGCTGGAATCTACAAACCAACCGATGAACCTCCTCATGTTGAAGGG GATGTTGTTAAAGCTGATGCTGGACATGTTGGGGTGGAGAAATACATAGCAGAGATTTTCAGTAGTTGGGCTATATTCCGTCCACAATACATGATTGGGTCTGGAAACAATAAAGATTGTGAGGAGTGGTTTTTTGATC GAATTGTCCGGAAAAGGCCAGTGCCAATCCCTGGCTCTGGGATGCAACTGACTAATATCGCCCATGCCAGGGACTTATCCTCCATGCTTACTCTAGCAGTTGAGAACCCAGAAGCTGCATCTGGCAGGATATTCAACTGTGTAAGCGACCGCGCTGTGACCCTGGATGGAATGGCCAAACTCTGCGCACAAGCTGCAGGTCTACCGGTAGAGATTGTGCATTACGATCCAAAAGTTGTTGGAATTGATGCAAAGAAAGCTTTTCCTTTCCGAAATATG CACTTCTATGCGGAACCACGAGCTGCCAAGGAAATATTGGGATGGCAGGGTACCACAAACCTTCCTGAAGACTTGAAAGAGCGATTTGATGAGTATGTAAAGATTGGCCGAGACAAGAAGCCAATGCAATTCGAGATTGATGATAAAATACTAGAGTCACTCAAAGTTCCAGTAGCCGCGTGA